A portion of the Fulvia fulva chromosome 1, complete sequence genome contains these proteins:
- a CDS encoding Xylosidase/arabinosidase, which produces MADSAPLVQDNFFADPSGRVFNNKLYIYPSHDRRTTIPDDDNGSQYDMADYHVLSMDDIGGKVTVHGKAFGLEDVPWASKQLWAPDCGYKNGKYYFYFPARDKEGIFRIGVAVSDTPEGPFKPEAEPIAGSYSIDPAVLVDDDSEAYLYFGGIWGGQLQCWRTGEFDGNAYQTMEAAGDEAALTPRVATLSDDMKSFNGGVHELVINDRDGKPIHSSDHDRRFFEAAWMHKGPNGRYYFSYSTGDTHYIVYAVGDSPIGPFTYAGRILEPVQGWTTHHSIVEFKGKTYLCYHDTSISGHNHLRSAKIRELVYDEEGRLRLAHPQE; this is translated from the coding sequence ATGGCCGATTCAGCACCCCTCGTCCAGGACAACTTCTTCGCCGACCCTTCCGGCCGCGTCTTCAACAACAAACTATACATATATCCTTCCCACGATCGCCGCACCACCATCCCAGACGACGACAATGGCAGCCAATACGACATGGCCGACTACCACGTCCTCTCCATGGACGACATAGGCGGCAAAGTAACAGTCCACGGCAAAGCTTTCGGTCTCGAAGACGTCCCCTGGGCTTCGAAGCAACTTTGGGCACCCGATTGTGGCTACAAGAACGGAAagtactacttctacttccCAGCTAGGGACAAAGAGGGTATCTTCCGGATTGGCGTTGCTGTGAGTGACACGCCTGAAGGACCATTCAAACCGGAGGCGGAACCTATTGCTGGAAGCTATAGTATTGATCCTGCTGTGCTTGTTGATGATGATAGCGAGGCGTATTTGTATTTTGGCGGTATTTGGGGTGGTCAACTTCAGTGTTGGCGAACGGGCGAATTTGATGGCAATGCCTATCAAACTATGGAGGCTGCCGGAGATGAAGCAGCCCTCACGCCTCGAGTGGCGACACTAAGCGATGACATGAAGTCCTTCAACGGAGGCGTTCACGAGCTTGTGATCAATGACCGCGATGGGAAGCCGATCCACTCCAGCGACCACGACAGACGCTTCTTCGAGGCTGCTTGGATGCACAAGGGACCGAATGGCAGGTACTATTTCAGCTATAGCACAGGCGATACTCACTACATTGTCTACGCAGTAGGGGATTCACCCATTGGGCCTTTCACCTATGCCGGTCGGATCCTGGAGCCGGTACAGGGCTGGACTACGCATCATTCGATTGTTGAGTTCAAGGGCAAGACGTATCTTTGCTATCATGATACTTCGATATCTGGGCATAATCATTTGCGGTCTGCGAAGATTCGGGAGCTTGTGTATGATGAGGAGGGGCGGTTGAGGTTGGCTCATCCTCAGGAATGA